GAGAAGACTCCTTGACAACTTCTATGTCACAACGTAAAATAGTACTGGGAAGGCTTAGTTGATCCATAACAAATAAAATCCATTATCTCTCTCATCTCTGGGAGGCTTTTCGTTCAAGGTGAGTGAACAGTAGACTTCATCCATTTGCCACTGTCATAAAGTGGCACATACAACAAGCACTCatgccttgtagttttgtttcTATTCTTGCCTGACACCAGCCTGATTGAATTTTTTCTCAAATGCTCTCTCAGAATCCAATATGCACAGGCTGAGGTGCCTCTATCAAAGCTAGTGAGAATGAGAGGATTGAGGTGCTCCCTATTTTATAATGCAAGGTAGTCTTGGTAACCACATTATCCGTTCCTAAGATGGAAAATAATCCAGATATGTGTGATAGTGTTTGCTGAAAAGTTGCTGGGAACTTTATGCCTGTTTCCCCCAAGTCTGGATCCTAGGAAATGCTGACTGAATGTTGGATTCACTTGCCTGAACAATTTTATAATTACTTGAAGCCgcagaaatgaacagacattatAATTAGGCAGGGCCAATGAGTTAGGTGGTAAagtgtgaaatgagaaaaaataaggtCTGCCTCTGCCAGAGACAGAGAGTTTGGATAAAAGTGGATTTTCCaatctctgtgactttgggcaacacatctcacctctctgagcctcagtttttacTGGTGGATATTCCTTTGAATATCTGTAAAACTGAGGTAGTGTCTCCTTCAAAGGGtggttgtgaggtttaaatgaactATAAATGAAAAGTGTTTAACACAATGCCTGCAAGGTAGCTATTTAACTGGTCTGTATCCTTTGGCTCAGCTCCtgtctgaaatcttttttttacaCTGAAAAAGCAGGAAGAATCAAGATTTCTTAGGTTAAGTAACCTGAATTAATTGGCTTTTATGTGTTTCTCATccataattgatttttttcccctgggaacTGGGGTGGAAATCTGTTTTCCTCCACTCTCAGGGAATGCTTATCAGTATGATGGGGACAAAGGTAATATGATACCCGTGGAGAGAAGactaattttagctattctttcAACAAGTCTTTCACCTACATACAAGAAAAATTACTAATagtaagaaaaatgaagtgatttGACTTCTTTCTCCCATGTTTTTTGTTGTTCGGCATTCCTAACAAgcatgtttcttatttatttgttgtctttcatGTAGAGAGAAGCAGGCTCAAAAATATTGTAACCATTTCCCCCAACCCTCAATAATAATTATGATCTGTTTGTCCTTAgaaagaaagttgtttttttcctcttaacagaagttaatggttgaaaaaaattatcatatCCTCCATTTAGTCCTtctaaatattctataatttgaCATAAGCATTTAGTTTAGTTCAATAAACATTGGTTGAGCTCCAACTGCATGTCAGGCATTAAGTTAGCACTACACACTCAGGCCAGCCTTGATACCCAGATCTCCAGTCTGGTGGCCCCTGCAGAAGAGGATGGGTAGGcaaaggtgtgtgtggggggggggggttgccagCTGATCAGAGAAAGCCACTGAGAAGGGAACCTTCAGACTGAGGTTCTCTACCACAGCTTCAGACCCCTGGTTCATCAGATCATGAGTTCCTTCAAGTCAGGATCCTGGTCTGTCCCTCCCTATGCCCCAAGGCCCTGTCCAAGAGAGCCCTTTTGTGCTATTTGTCAATGGAGAAACCAAGAGATAAAAATAGTGAGGAGGCCAAATGGTCTTCTCTTTCTGtagtcttaaaaatgaaaatattccaaataaagtTTCACTCTGCAATTATCATCTAATTTTCACCATCATCTTTTGAGAGGCAGCACAGCATGGTGGTTTAAAGTCTGGGCTTTGGAGTTAGACTGCCTGGGCCTGTGTCCCAGCCCTACAACTTACAagtgtgtaaccttgggcaagttatttaatctctctgttctccagtttctttatccataagCTGGGGTTATTAATATTACCCActtcattgattatttttttattgacttaCAATTGatacatattagtttcagatatacaacatgatttggtatttgtatatactgcagaatgattaccacaataaatctagttaacatccatcaccatacatagttacattttttccttgtgatgagaactaagatatactctcagcaactttcaaatatgcaatacagtcaccatgctatacattacatccccatgacttattttataactggaagtttgtacattttaacccccttcacccatttcacccacctcaCTTTGCCCACTTATTGGTtgttaaaagatttaaatgagcCAATACACATTGTTCAACCTCATCAACTACAGACAGCATGTCTTACTCGGTGTTAAAACCCCAGAATCCAGCTTGGTGACTAGTACATTGGAagagctgaatgaatgaacaaatctcAGTACTGTAGACTGCTAAACCAGTCTACTTTCCTAATATTAACTCACGATCCTCAGAACATCCCAAGAGATAAATAAGGGAAATGAACAGGTATCATCATCTCCATTTCTCAAGTGAGGGCACTGAAAGGTGGAATAACTTGCCTGAGAAAACGTGACTATAAATGACAGAGTAGATTAACACTCTGGACTTCATTTATTTCCAGCTCTCTACCCTTCCCACTATCTGGCTGTCTCTTGATCTTATGCAGGTTTCATGGAATTCAAAGGATAACCAACAGCAAAAGTGAACACATAGAGATAGCTCTTTTAGCCTTCTGAAGAAATGAACTTCTTACTGTAAATATACTCCATCAAATTGTAACTTCAAGTTAAACTTGAAGTTTGgaaagtttctttttggggggtgtggggaggaaaaCAGAGGATATTTTATGGGAatgaggaaattcttttttttttttttaagtgtaaaagtaGCAGAGAATCATGAAGGAAAAATACTGATAGATTttattacataaacatttaaaaacacttatctATAAAAGTCATaactaaattaaaaggaaaataaactaaaacaaattgTACCAATTATGCCAAAAGGTTAAGTTTCggtatcttatttaaaaaaaattttttttaatgtttattgtttatttttcggggagagagagagagagagacagagtgcaagcagaggagggttagagagagagagacagagacagatagaacctgaagcaggctgtaggctctgaggtgtcagtacagagcccaacatggggctcaaacccagaaattgtgagatcatgacctgagctgaagtcagacactcaactgactgagccacccaggagcccctaagttTTGGTATCTTAAAGAGCTCACAGAATTGAATAGGAAGAACACTAAAACTGTGGTTtcaaaaaagtgggcaaaggatttaACAGTTTTCAAATAAGGAAAAGCACAAGGTTGgtgaacatataaaaatattttaactttaccTGAATAAAAGGAATAAGAACTTTTTTAATGGTATGCCAGTTTGTTTATCAAGAATACTAAGACTTTAAATATAATGCTGGTGGAGTGGGATGAAATGGCTATCCTTGTAACATTATCTGGAAAACAATTGCCTTAAAATTGTGGCCCTTGATTAAGGATTTCAGTTCTGAGACTCTGTCCTACAGAAGTCATCAGGAATTAAAGATTTATATCTGAAGATGTTCTTCACAGTGTTTATTTATGAAAGTGGAATagtaggggtgcctcggtggctcagtcggttgagcgtccgacttcagctcaggtcatgatctcacagttcgtgggttcgagccccgcatcaggctctgggctgaccacttgctcagagcctggagcctgcttcagactctgtgtctccttctctcgctgcccctcccccgctcatgctttgtctcactctgtttctcaaaaataaataaatgtaaataaaaaaaaattttttttaaagaacgaaAGTGAAATACTAGAAACAACCTATATGTCCAATAGTAAGGGAGTAGTTGAATAAATTATGGTTTTGGGGGGGGAAGCAGCATAGTCTAGCAGCTAAAAGCATGGATTCTGGAGCCTcaccacctgggttcaaatcctggctctgccacataTTAGCATGTAACCTTGGAAACCTCACCATGCCTCACTTTTCTCACCTACACAAAGGGGATGACAAGAGTACCTACCACATAGGgttgttttgtggcttaaatgAATCAACATCATTCacaattccaaaatttgtatctttattaCCAGCAAAATATAATTGAACTGACATAAACTGACACAACCTTATCCCACTTACTGTACCCATATTCTGTGACTATCGTCAATCTTAATCCTTTTCCATGGTTTTACTTTCCATGCAGAATCTCTAAGGTCAAACCTAACTGGAATCAGGTGTATATACTTGGAGCTAATCTCTTGGCCAAGAAATTTTTCTGATTCCTCCAGCCCAGGACTTTGAAACTTTAAGGTTGGGGATATTCTTAACATGTAGATTGCTGAGCTCCACACCCGGAAATTCTGACTAAGTAGTTCTGGGGTGGGGTCAAATGTCTGTAATTCTTACAAGCTCCCAAAGTGATGCTGGGGATGCTgatccatggaccacactttagGTAGCCCTGCTCTGatccattccttcatttttatcACCCCTTGTATAGTATCTTtcttatttgaacattttaatcTCTGGAAACCCCAACTTGTTTTTTATGTTATCATTCTCCTATTCTCTCCTTACTACACTGTGCTTCTATTTCCAGAAgtagtaatataataaaattttatatcactTTCTAAGCACTTATGATGCTCCAGTAATGGTCAGTGCTttatccatattattttttttcatccttccaACATCCTCATTTTggaggtgagaaaactgaggtcctaGGACACCTAGTAAGTGGAAGAGCAAGTCCTCTTGGCCCCAAAGCTCAagctttttctattttactgtCCTATCCCTTTCACATGGTGGTACGTGTCACCAGGTCTCTAGTCAACATGCCTTCTCGGTCCTGCCTCAGCTGCCTAGCTCTTACCTAGTCTCCAATCTAGAACCCCCTCGTCTCCTCATCACCTATCCAGATCCCAGCCAGGCCTTCTATGCCAGGAAGCTTTCCCAGCTACAGCTGCCCACAGCCAACACCCCGCCACATCTTTTGTTTTTACCTGGGGATTTATCATATgtgtttatgttttcatattaagGGATTTTTGTCTTCCTAACTGAATTTGGAACTCCTTGAAATCCAGGCCCATCTCATGCATCTCTGGGTTCCCCTTGGACTAGCAATGGTGGGGACTGACTGCTTCCCTTACCCACCCCCCTTCCTACTCTTCTCCTTTCCTAGCCCCCTATCTCCACCTTGTCCTTTCCTAATTTGGTGAAATCAAGCCACATcaacaagaagacaaaaaaaaagggcCAACCTTAACCCTTCTTAATCTCCCGCCTCCCTCCACTGCAGCTGTGGGTGACTTGCCTTGTTGTTCCACAGTATCATGGGAAGGAACTTTTCTATGAGGCCCTACATTTGGCAGAGAAGCACTAGCAATGCCCTATAACACTTGGTTCTTCTTGAGGGTTTCCAGGTaccacccctctccctccatATTTACTCAaattccatttccattattttgcTTCCCAGTTTCACTCTGCATCCTTGTCTTCATTCAAGTATGTCAGGAGTTCTCAACTGCCTATTTCCCCTAATGAAATGAACTATTTCCCCTAATGAAATCTATTAGGGCCAGTATGGTGGGACCCATTCATTTGGTCTGTACACTTTGgtattttctcccttcccttcttcccctccttccctccctccttccattcctGCGTTCCTCCTTCTTTTTGAGGTCATTATTCCTGTTATTGCTTGAATGGTGTTATCAACCCCCTATGACAGCTTATACATCTCAGGGtttaaaatcttccttttttaattttcattatctcCTTGTAAGGTGTCTGCAGAGCAGCTGGGCCTCATAGCCAAAGAGTGAGATTTCCCATGGTGCTTTCATTTCCTCCCTGTCCATTAGTAGGAAAGTACAGGTTGTGTTTGTGTTATAGCCTCATGTAGCTACCCTGCTAAAATGACAGCACTAGTACATTATGGTAGATtcaattagttttctttttttcagaaggTTTTTTTCTGACCCACATTTGTGAGCCACTTTTGTGGTGGCCCTGATGCTTTCCTTCAGTACCTCCTATAGTCTGAATTCCTTCTATTTGGTGCCTCATTCCATGTGCTATTCTTGGTAGCTTTCAATGTGAAAccctaagaaaaaaattctaaggaataccatttactgtttctttagtgtttacaatgtattgtgctaagcattttTATACCTTGCTTTGTTTGATCCTATCAAAAACTTTAGTTAGGTATTATCCCAATacaatggagaaactgaggtttggtgaggttaagtgacttgcctgaggtctcACGGCCAGTAAGTGGAACAGCCTACATTCAAACATTTGTCACATAATTCCAAAGCCCATAGTCAAAATTTAGTTTCTGGGAGATTTGTTCTATTCTTCAAAAAACGCGATAATTTTGCCAAAAGTTCTCTCATATACTGCCATGATGGTATAAACGGAAACACCCTTATTGAAGGCAATTTGGCAACACATATTATAATCTTTTTGAATGTCCTTATCCTTTTAATCTAGCAATTCCCATGActgaatttatcctaaggaaataatcattaaTATGTGCAAAGATTTAACCCTAAGGGAGTTCAAGGAGGCAATATTCATAATATGAAAAATTGAAATAGGTTCCATGTCcaacagaggaaaataaatatgatacaCAGAGGTAATGAAGTACCAAGtagtcattaaaaattatttggaaaaagaatattcagtggcATAGAAATGTGTGCAGGATATAGTAACTACTATAGGATTTCAGATTACACCCATTTTTGTAAAAACAGATACTACAAAATAGATTCAAAGAGAAATGATACAGAGCAAGAGACACAGATATGTAGTATACATCAAAAATGCAAAGAGTTGTGAGATTAAGGGGATAGAACTaagattaatttttactttcttttattgtttttattgtgcaCCTTTCAAATTGACATTGaagctttttaaaacttatttttcttctttaattggaaaaatgtctgtgtgTTGTTTGAAGACATAGAATCTTTGGCACTCCATCTTGGGCATTCCCTCTGTTAATGTTTTTATGCTAAAGACTTCTTGGATTGTTCTTTTTGTCCACCCACCTGGGGGCTAAGCTGGGGAGCTAATTGTATGTGTTGGAAATGTCTGCATGAAACTAAGTTCTTGTCTGGTATTTTGTGCCCTGTGGTTCAGGTAGCAAATTCAGAGCTTGTTTGATCCAAATCCTTTTCCTGGTCTAAACTAACTAAAcatcctctcttccctctgctacCTGGTTGTGTGAACCCTGACAGACCTCATTTTTCCTCTAGAGCAGTAGCCACTTTTCCTTAACTTCACTCACACTGTGAAGAAAAtttcacacttttttaaaattataagatcTATGAATGCTGTTCATATTTACCAGTgctcctttttatatttattatttcctccacAAACAACCATTTCTACTGACATTTGAGTTCCATCTTCTTGGTTTCTTTAATGCAGGCTTTCGTTAGTTTTTTTCTCTGACTCAGTGCACTTTGGTTTCTTGACCTGATCACCTTCCAACCGCCTCCTGCAGCTGACTCACATCCATCTCCTCCAACTCACCACATTGCCTCCCCTTCTTTCAGGTCTCAAGGTGTCTTTGGAAAGTGCCTCCCATTCTTCCTTCAGCTTTTCCTTCTGCTCTCATCACTTTGATCATCTCTCTGCTGGCTTCCTTCATTGACCCCTTTTAAGTCCCCATTTCTGCTTCTAGAGAGTCCACCTGTCTGTCTTTCATCTATTTATACTTTCCATTCAGCTGGTAATCCTTAGTCTAATCATTTCAGCCTTTGATTTGGACCTTCTCTGAAgtgttttttttcagatattttaaaaacaagttccACCACTCAGGCTCCCTGAGGGGGGCGTGGAGCTTTCTAATTCATGCTTTTTCTTTAGAGCATAACCAATTGTAGAAGGAATAGTTTAACCTTAGAAAATAACTTACTAAAACAAAATATCAGTTAGCActccttgtatttaaaaaatgtatatattgggtttttttttaaagcaagtaatctttgaaaagagaaaattatccttgaccaaaaacaaacacaaaaaagctCATGACACAGTATTTCcatctctaataataataataataatgtaactgAACAAGTGTTAaagaagtatttgaaaatatgttaattGAAATATTGGttgtaatagcaaaaagaaactaagaaacatCTTAAATACCCAGCAGTAAATGCTTGGTTATGTAAGTTTGATATACCACTAATCACTATGAAGTCATTAAATATGACTATTACATATGTATGGAAAGAAATACAtattgtttaatgaaaaaaactGGGTTGCAGACCAGAATTTATGACATGATCCCCTTTCTGtaaaattatacatgtatgtgtatatatagtcaTCAAAAGATCTCTTGGTGATGGACTTTGgggtgatttttaattttctgtttcttttgatttcttctttatacttttgtaCATTGCTAGCATATTTTACAGGTAGcaattcttgtttttaaaccaaaaaacacttattttcttttcctagtaAATTACATAACTAACTTCAATTTTtgattcttcattttatattttcctaacattttacaatgaaaatatcaAACATTGCTTGACttattatgaaatattcataCTAgagatatgtaatatatatatattatatgaatattaaaGAATGATAATAAAATGGATACTTGCATGCCCATAATCAgtttaagaatattaattctttGGAACCCCTCTGTGCCTCTAATCAAGCCCATCCTGTTCCTTTCTCCAAAGAGATTAACTACTGCCAAATTTGTATTTCACATTCCTTTACTTTATAgttttatgaaatatatgtatgttcaGTTCATTATGCTACAACTTGTGTTACTTTAATACAATGAGTAAGGGAATTGTGTCAATATACACaaaagttatattgtttatataacGTTTTTCTCCACACATAAATGTTCTGTACTACTAAGGAGCAGTAGCTAACTGCAAAGTATACTAACACAGCTGAAGGCATCAAACTGAATTTCTGTACACAAAACCTACCCATCCCAAGttcttctcttgatttcttttagaCTTATATCCTATCTGGGAAGTGCTTACCTAAATAGGAAGTGCTTGTTACACAGTTCTTCCTGATTTTCAGGCTTAGGATCTTTGCCCAAAAGCAGCTTCCTCAACCTTCCTTAAGCCTTCTTCTAAAAAGCTATCTTCCTCTTTTCTATCAGATAAATTCTAATGTTTGCAGACATATTTAATTAAGAATGTAATATGTCTTGTAATTATACTAATGTTTTTATTAGGATTTGTATTGGTTTTATTAATATTCTGTTTACAAAGTTATCTAGAATTTTTTCCATAAGGAAAACAGTCCATAATTTCTGTTACTATTAATGCATGGTTTTGAAGAAtgagagtgatttttttaaatgcctatattaTATCAAAAACATCTGTATCCCTAAACAATAGTTTAATTTGcattgttttgaattttgtatttgtaCAAATGGAATCATGCTGTTTGCATTCttcaatgtgcatttttaaaaatattgtatttgttaaataatccATGTTAATGACTATAGCTCTGGTTCCATTTTCACTGCTGTACAGAATTTCACTCTGAGTGTGCCAAAGCTTATCTATTCTCCTGTAGATCAGCAATTGGTATTTGAAATtttctgatgttattttttaaatgttattataaaCAGTTTTGTACATGATTCCTTGGCACATATACAAGAGTCTCTAGGGCATTCTACCTAGGGATAAAAGTGCTAGGCTCAGAGTATGCACATCTTCATGTTTACTAGGTAATGTGACATGAATCTCCAAAGTAATTTTACCAATTGAAACTTCAATCATTAGTGTATGACAGTTCtcctttatccacatccttgccaacaattgAGTTGTTGCCAAATTGTTGTGGTTTTAACTTGATTACCAATGTATATGTGCTTGTCTATTCGTATTTCTCTGAAATGCCcgttcatgtcttttacccattgcTTTGACATTGGgaggtttctattttttctttcaataggaATGctgtatattctagatactacTCCTTTTTCAGTTACATTGCTACAACTATCCCCTTTCTGTTTGCAGCCTGTCTTTTcccttttaggatttttttttttttgatcttttcatTAACAGTTCTTAGTTTAATGTAATTGAATTTGTCACCTtttattatttgtgctttttaaaacttgtttaagaaatctttccatacttggggttataagacattttatattttcttctgaatttttttgtgtgaaccATAAACTTTGATTAATGGAAAATAGAATGCCTTGCTAATGGAAATCTTGTCTTAAAAATGGCAGAgaagaacacatttatttttttaaagtaaattcacATTGTATTGGGCTGCAACATGATGGCaggatttgcttttgtttcaaaaGATTCCCTAAGTTCAAGGTAACTCTGTTGAGATTCAACAGTACATCTGCCGACCTGGAAACTGGGAGTGAGTGGAGTTTAGTAGCGGCAGGTGAAGTGGGGGTACAGGTAGGGGTGGGGATAGAGGTGGGGGTGTGGGACTCTGCTGCCCCCGGTCCTTTGCCTGTCACCTTTAAATCTTCAAACCATTGCAGTTGATTTTTGTGCATGATCTGAGTAGAGATCCAAATTCACTTCCCCCACATGGTTAACCAGCTGTCTCAAAACTGTTGAGGCAAAGTCCACTCTTTCTCCCACCAATACAACACCATGTCAATTATCAAGGTTCTGTGTATTCATGAGTCTCTTTCTGTGTTCTCTGCTCTTTACTATTTGTCTTCCCTGCCATTATCAACTATCTCAGTTATTCCAGCATAATATTGTTTTGGCAGCTGATAGGGTAAGCctcccttccattttcttcttcttcagaaaTATTGAATATTCTAGGCCTTTGTTCATCCACATAAGTTATAGAAGCAGTTTGTCAAGGTGTGtgcatacaacacacacacatacacacacacacacacacacacacacacacctgatggcaagtgtatacatacacatatctgtTGAGATTTTTATTAGAATTGTAGTGtttctatagatcaatttgggaagaattgacatgaTAACAATATGGAGTCTTCTGTGAACAGAGATATCAATTTATTTAGATTGTCTTCAGTGTCTTTCACTAATGTGAAGTTCTCTCCAAAAAGAAATCTTATACATATTTAGTTCATTCTCTTCTTGAGAAACttacttttttctattataaatagtatctatttacaaagtatatatttctgttattgatgattaatagaaatgcaattgaCTTTTACCTACTACATATCTGGAAACTTTGGTAAATTCTcttattaattctaattatttttatgtagatTCTAAAATTATCTTGTCTATaattaatgataattttatttttcttttctaaacctTATACTTTTGATACCTTCCTATCACTAAATTGTCTAAAACCTCTGggaaaatgtgaaagagaaatgatgatggggcattcttgtcttgttcctgattttgaAAGGAGGGCTTTTAACATTTCATCATTACATATAGTGTTTGGCATCTCTAGTGACTGAGCTGCCTTATATTTTGGAGCACACTTTTCTCATGCTTGATTGGAAAGAGCTCAAGTCAAGTTTAGCCTTGGAGCAAGAGGCAAAATCATATGCCTTAGATCTAGATTACTTAGGCTAGTGTAGTAGAGAAGAAGGATTTTCTATGTGGCCCACTAGAATTTGACACTGGGGTTTGGGGCCACAGCCCCAGCTAATATTCTCTGTAGATACATTTTCCTCCAAAACCTTGAAGTCAGGATTTGAGTAGTTTTGAGTCCCAGCCAAAACCACCTCCTAATGCAGTGAGTGGGTATCAGAATCACACATTGGTGGGCCCTAACCCAGAGTTTATGACTCAGAGTCCCTGGGGTAGGGactgataatttgcatttctttttttttaactttttaaaatgttttgtttattttcgagagagagacagagtgcaagcagggaggggcagagagagagggagacacagaatctgaagtaggctctaggctctgacctgtcagcacagagcccaatgcagggcttgaactcatgaactatgagatcatgacctgagctgaagtcagacacttaactgactgagccacccaggcaccctgagaatttgcatttctaagaagttcccaggtgatgctgatactgctggtcccagaaccacactttgaaaactagTCTTCTTTTTGGTCTCCACCATGGAAACAATATGATGAAGGGGATGTCATCATTTGAAAAGCATTGCAATAAGATGCATGCATTGTGCTGCTGCTGTGGCTCTAAGTCCTACCACCTTCAGAAATTGACCTGTGGCAAATGTGTCTATCTTGCCAAGCAGAAGAGAAAGTATAACTGGAGTGGCAAAGCTAAAAGACGAAATACCCCTGGGACTGGTCAAAAGAGGCACCCAAAAATTGT
The Panthera tigris isolate Pti1 chromosome C2, P.tigris_Pti1_mat1.1, whole genome shotgun sequence genome window above contains:
- the LOC102971285 gene encoding 60S ribosomal protein L37-like translates to MMKGMSSFEKHCNKMHALCCCCGSKSYHLQKLTCGKCVYLAKQKRKYNWSGKAKRRNTPGTGQKRHPKIVCRRFRHGFCEGTTPKPKRVAVAASSSSEGFND